One window of Candidatus Tokpelaia hoelldoblerii genomic DNA carries:
- the lrgB gene encoding LrgB family protein (bhsal02050): MTEGTPDNLWYFLLHSKLFWLSCTLLAWQFSLWVSRRFAGNPLCNPILLSVVLVGGFLLLTGVDYATYFSGAKFIAFLLGPATVALGIPLYQEFPLVRQNLVPMTCALVAGSVAAIASVLLLGYIFGFTPGIIIALAPKSVTTAVAMAIADSLHGDAALTAIFVILTGICGAIAVTPLMKLLRIRDPQAQGFAAGLAAHGIGTAHIFTVSPIAGLFAGVAMGFNAILTALIIHLFV, encoded by the coding sequence ATGACTGAGGGCACCCCGGACAACCTGTGGTATTTTCTGCTGCATTCAAAGCTTTTCTGGCTGAGCTGCACATTGCTGGCCTGGCAGTTTTCCCTGTGGGTTTCACGCCGTTTCGCCGGTAATCCGCTTTGCAATCCGATTTTGCTGTCTGTTGTGCTTGTCGGCGGATTTTTGCTGTTGACCGGCGTTGATTATGCAACCTATTTTTCCGGGGCGAAATTTATCGCTTTCCTTTTAGGCCCGGCGACTGTCGCACTGGGCATCCCACTTTATCAGGAATTTCCACTGGTGCGGCAAAACCTTGTGCCCATGACCTGCGCCCTTGTTGCCGGCTCTGTGGCGGCAATTGCTTCTGTGCTCCTGCTCGGCTATATTTTTGGCTTTACGCCCGGTATTATCATCGCGCTCGCGCCGAAATCCGTGACAACCGCTGTTGCCATGGCTATTGCAGACAGTCTGCATGGTGACGCGGCATTAACAGCGATTTTTGTGATTTTAACCGGGATCTGCGGCGCTATCGCCGTGACACCGTTGATGAAGCTGTTGCGCATCCGCGATCCTCAGGCACAAGGCTTTGCCGCCGGCCTTGCCGCACACGGCATTGGCACCGCCCATATCTTCACTGTCAGCCCGATTGCCGGCCTGTTCGCCGGTGTGGCCATGGGCTTCAACGCCATTTTAACCGCACTGATTATTCATCTGTTTGTCTGA
- the lrgA gene encoding LrgA family protein (bhsal02060): MLVGITFLLIFQLIGEIISWYTGGAVPGSVIGLVLAALVLALAQWHAQLQTAQEKVVTTSNFLLVNLGLFFVPAGVGIIEHFDVIARYGAALVVTIILSTLATLAVTAGVFVAVKRLGGGRP; encoded by the coding sequence GTGCTTGTCGGCATCACATTCCTGCTCATCTTCCAGCTGATCGGCGAGATTATTTCCTGGTATACTGGCGGCGCAGTGCCCGGCTCTGTTATCGGCCTGGTGCTCGCAGCCCTTGTGCTGGCACTGGCACAATGGCATGCGCAACTGCAGACAGCCCAGGAAAAGGTTGTCACCACATCCAATTTTCTGCTTGTCAATCTGGGGCTGTTTTTTGTGCCCGCCGGTGTCGGTATTATTGAGCACTTTGATGTCATTGCCAGATATGGCGCCGCACTTGTGGTCACCATTATCCTTTCCACCCTTGCCACGCTGGCCGTGACAGCGGGCGTGTTTGTCGCCGTCAAACGCTTGGGCGGAGGCCGGCCATGA
- a CDS encoding Hypothetical protein (bhsal02070) translates to MRPQQNRRIRGRSNNNRRAPNPLTRNYESNGPDVKIRGNAQHIAEKYAALARDAQASGDRVMAENYLQHAEHYMRIILAAQAQSGHPVLPADTGDEGDDGESPDVADTGVMDGSGPQPVIEGTPSEVARNDRLNMGMEGETPADSDKAAGRPRRVMRRRLPDRAEGEAEKGDEAAARPGAEEPVRPRRGRRPKAVEDAAE, encoded by the coding sequence ATGAGGCCACAACAAAACAGGCGTATTCGCGGGCGAAGCAATAATAATCGCCGAGCCCCCAACCCGTTAACCCGTAATTATGAAAGCAATGGTCCGGATGTTAAAATCCGCGGCAACGCACAGCATATTGCTGAAAAATACGCTGCCCTTGCGCGTGACGCGCAGGCATCCGGTGACAGGGTTATGGCTGAAAATTATCTGCAGCATGCTGAGCATTATATGCGAATCATCCTTGCCGCACAGGCGCAGAGCGGCCATCCGGTTCTGCCTGCGGATACCGGTGATGAAGGGGACGATGGTGAAAGTCCTGACGTTGCCGACACCGGTGTGATGGATGGCAGTGGCCCGCAACCGGTTATTGAAGGCACTCCTTCGGAAGTTGCCCGTAATGACAGGCTGAATATGGGAATGGAAGGGGAAACGCCGGCCGATTCCGACAAGGCTGCCGGGCGCCCGCGCCGTGTTATGCGCCGCCGTCTGCCGGACAGGGCAGAGGGTGAAGCTGAAAAGGGGGATGAGGCTGCTGCCCGGCCCGGGGCGGAAGAACCGGTGCGTCCGCGCCGTGGCCGCCGCCCGAAGGCGGTGGAAGACGCAGCAGAATAA
- a CDS encoding Putative phospholipid-binding protein (bhsal02080), with translation MMSVVHFVKNTGKKPATGDRPTEEDLRHALDFYMLETGEVHLSLEGDTVFLSGRVASHEILEKTVIAVGNFFGIAVVDVTTLTIAGEDEAAGHAANGHWAYYVVKHGDTLQTIAEKIYGEYPEKWQQRIFEANYPILSAPEHIYLGQVLRLPDACS, from the coding sequence ATGATGAGTGTAGTGCATTTTGTGAAAAATACCGGCAAGAAGCCGGCGACAGGGGACAGGCCGACAGAAGAGGATTTGCGGCATGCGCTGGACTTCTATATGCTGGAAACCGGTGAAGTGCATCTTTCACTTGAAGGTGACACGGTCTTTTTGAGCGGACGGGTTGCCAGCCATGAAATTCTTGAAAAAACGGTGATTGCTGTGGGCAATTTTTTCGGCATTGCCGTTGTTGATGTGACAACCTTGACAATTGCCGGGGAAGATGAGGCCGCAGGTCATGCTGCTAACGGGCACTGGGCTTATTATGTCGTGAAACACGGGGATACATTGCAGACAATTGCTGAAAAAATTTATGGCGAATATCCGGAAAAATGGCAGCAACGGATTTTTGAGGCCAATTATCCCATCCTGTCTGCACCGGAACATATCTATCTCGGGCAGGTTCTGCGCCTGCCTGATGCCTGTAGCTGA
- a CDS encoding Hypothetical protein (bhsal02090), whose product MPEDQKQNYSDADRAAIERIRRKMMRLMMIALIITIALIAAVMAALIYKTTRSSKAAAESAAITTPLPASGGIEATLPLPAGARILSHSLSGKFVSLLVQLPDGSSELLVYDYQAQTPVAQLRMPVEVNRPQEMQ is encoded by the coding sequence ATGCCGGAAGACCAGAAGCAGAATTATTCTGATGCAGACCGCGCAGCGATCGAGCGGATCCGGCGCAAAATGATGCGGCTGATGATGATTGCCCTCATCATTACCATTGCACTGATTGCCGCCGTCATGGCAGCGCTGATTTACAAAACCACCCGCTCCAGTAAAGCCGCGGCAGAGTCTGCCGCAATTACCACACCGCTGCCTGCCTCCGGCGGAATTGAGGCAACCCTGCCCCTGCCGGCCGGCGCGCGTATCCTTTCGCACAGCCTTTCCGGCAAGTTTGTTTCCCTGCTGGTGCAATTGCCTGACGGCAGCAGCGAATTGCTGGTTTATGATTATCAGGCGCAAACGCCTGTTGCACAACTGCGTATGCCCGTCGAGGTGAACAGGCCGCAAGAGATGCAATAA
- a CDS encoding Pseudouridine synthase (bhsal02100) yields MVTLVTEDDSDKQRLDQWLAARLASDLSRSRIQALIRAGQVAVDGVEISEPRFRLRAGQVVTLEIPPATEAVPAAENIPLDILYEDGDVIIINKPAGLVVHPGNGNWDGTLVNALIYHCGDSLSGIGGVRRPGIVHRLDKDTTGVMVAAKNDRAHRHLSAQFADHGRTGVLQRAYKALVWGVPERAKGTIELALGRAARDRTRQAVVHPERADARHAVTRYTVLEKFGPRDDATALASLLECRLETGRTHQIRVHMAHIGHPLIGDQDYGSAFKTKANRLDEPARGIVQAFPRQALHAWLLTFAHPVSDEVMTFTADLPDDMQKLVDCLR; encoded by the coding sequence ATGGTGACACTTGTAACAGAAGACGATAGCGACAAACAAAGGCTTGACCAGTGGCTTGCGGCCCGTCTTGCGTCGGATTTGTCGCGCTCGCGTATTCAGGCGCTGATCCGCGCCGGCCAGGTGGCGGTGGATGGCGTTGAGATAAGCGAGCCGCGTTTCAGGTTGCGGGCCGGACAGGTGGTTACGCTGGAGATTCCCCCGGCGACAGAGGCGGTGCCGGCAGCGGAAAATATCCCGCTTGATATTCTCTATGAAGATGGCGATGTGATTATCATCAACAAACCGGCGGGGCTTGTTGTCCACCCGGGCAATGGCAATTGGGACGGCACTCTGGTCAATGCGCTGATTTACCATTGTGGCGACAGCCTGTCGGGGATTGGCGGTGTCAGGCGCCCGGGCATTGTCCACCGGCTGGACAAGGACACGACCGGTGTGATGGTTGCCGCCAAAAATGACCGCGCCCATCGCCATTTAAGCGCGCAATTTGCCGATCATGGCCGCACCGGTGTGTTGCAGCGCGCCTATAAGGCGCTGGTCTGGGGGGTGCCGGAACGCGCCAAAGGCACAATAGAACTTGCTCTTGGCCGCGCCGCCCGTGACCGTACCCGTCAGGCGGTCGTCCATCCGGAACGGGCGGATGCGCGCCATGCTGTCACCCGTTATACGGTGCTGGAAAAGTTTGGCCCCCGTGATGATGCAACAGCATTGGCGAGTTTGCTGGAATGCCGCCTCGAAACAGGGCGCACTCACCAGATTCGGGTGCATATGGCCCATATCGGCCATCCGCTGATTGGCGATCAGGATTATGGCAGCGCTTTCAAGACCAAGGCCAACCGGCTGGATGAACCGGCCCGCGGTATTGTGCAGGCTTTTCCCCGTCAGGCGCTGCATGCCTGGCTGTTGACCTTTGCCCATCCGGTGAGTGATGAGGTGATGACCTTTACCGCTGATTTGCCCGATGATATGCAAAAACTTGTCGATTGCCTGCGCTGA
- the rpoH gene encoding RNA polymerase sigma factor RpoH (bhsal02110): protein MARTQLPVLAQGDGGLNHYLQEIKRFPMLQPREEYMLAKRYLEHDDPKAAHRLVTSHLRLVAKIAMGYRGYGLPIGEVISEGNVGLMQAVKRFEPDRGFRLATYAMWWIKASIQEYILRSWSLVKIGTTASQKRLFFNLRKLKGRIQALDEGDLKPEQVSEIATKLQVSEDDVVSMNRRLGGDASLNVHIRAGEGESGEWQDWLADDSDSQEDILIEQDELDNRRQMLGDALDGLNMREKRIFQARRLAEDPVTLEDLSVEFGISRERVRQIEVRAFEKVQAAVQASAREEREATQERLAMA, encoded by the coding sequence ATGGCCCGGACACAATTACCAGTATTGGCGCAAGGCGATGGCGGCCTTAACCATTATCTGCAGGAAATCAAACGCTTCCCCATGTTACAGCCGCGGGAAGAATATATGCTTGCCAAGCGCTATCTTGAACATGATGATCCCAAAGCCGCCCACCGGCTGGTGACAAGCCATTTGCGCCTTGTCGCCAAAATCGCCATGGGGTATCGCGGCTATGGTTTGCCGATCGGCGAGGTTATCTCTGAAGGCAATGTCGGTCTGATGCAGGCTGTCAAGCGCTTTGAGCCGGATCGCGGTTTCCGCCTTGCCACTTATGCCATGTGGTGGATCAAGGCTTCGATACAGGAATATATCCTGCGGTCGTGGAGTCTGGTCAAAATCGGCACAACCGCCAGCCAGAAGCGGCTGTTCTTCAACCTGCGCAAGCTTAAAGGCCGCATTCAGGCGCTTGACGAGGGCGATTTGAAGCCCGAGCAGGTGAGCGAAATCGCCACAAAACTTCAGGTCAGTGAAGATGACGTTGTTTCCATGAACCGTCGTCTTGGCGGTGACGCGTCACTCAACGTTCATATCCGCGCCGGTGAAGGTGAAAGCGGCGAATGGCAGGATTGGCTGGCTGATGACAGTGACAGTCAGGAAGACATTCTGATAGAGCAGGATGAACTGGACAATCGCCGTCAGATGCTGGGCGATGCCCTTGACGGTTTGAACATGCGTGAAAAGCGGATTTTTCAGGCCCGCCGTCTGGCGGAAGATCCGGTAACGCTGGAAGATCTGTCGGTGGAGTTCGGCATCAGCCGTGAACGGGTGCGCCAGATTGAAGTGCGCGCTTTTGAAAAAGTGCAGGCAGCGGTGCAGGCTTCCGCCCGGGAAGAGCGTGAAGCCACGCAAGAGCGGCTGGCCATGGCATAA
- the hisS gene encoding Histidine--tRNA ligase (bhsal02120), producing the protein MASKAEKTRARLPRGFVDRTAADLQAADRMMAIIRDVYDLYGFEPVETPLFEYTDALGKFLPDEDRPNAGVFSLQDDDEQWLSLRYDLTAPLARYVAENFESLPRPYRSYRAGWVFRNEKPGPGRFRQFMQFDADTVGAQSVSADAEICMMAADTLEKLGIAREDFAIRVNNRKVLDGVMEHIGLGAEEHAGRRLTVLRAIDKLDKFGAEGVALLLGKGRLDESGDFTRGAGLNKKAIELVLAFTAAGAGSGEETLKNLRDVVGSSQRGLEGVAELEEMQALFTAAGYQDRVRIDPSVVRGLEYYTGPVFEAVLLFDVVNEDGQKVIFGSVGGGGRYDGLVSRFRSQPVPATGFSIGVSRLMTALKNLGKLDTDEQQGPVVVLVMDRTGEALARYQRMVADLRAAGIRAEFYVGDSGMKAQMKYADRRRAPCVIIQGSLEREAGTVEIKDLVEGARLSQTIEDNETWRKGRPAQVTVAEDKMVAEVRQILAAHSQGQDS; encoded by the coding sequence ATGGCATCAAAAGCAGAAAAGACCAGAGCAAGACTGCCGCGCGGTTTTGTTGACAGGACAGCGGCCGATTTGCAGGCCGCTGACAGGATGATGGCCATTATTCGTGATGTTTATGATCTTTACGGTTTTGAACCGGTGGAAACGCCGCTGTTTGAATATACCGATGCGCTGGGCAAGTTTCTGCCGGATGAAGACCGCCCCAATGCCGGTGTGTTTTCATTGCAGGATGATGATGAGCAATGGCTGTCGCTGCGCTATGATCTGACCGCGCCGCTTGCCCGTTATGTCGCGGAAAATTTTGAAAGCCTGCCCAGGCCTTACCGCAGTTATCGTGCCGGCTGGGTGTTCCGTAATGAAAAGCCCGGGCCCGGGCGCTTCCGCCAGTTCATGCAGTTTGACGCCGACACGGTGGGGGCGCAGAGCGTGAGCGCGGATGCTGAAATTTGCATGATGGCCGCTGATACGCTGGAAAAACTGGGCATTGCGCGGGAAGATTTTGCCATCCGCGTCAACAACCGCAAGGTGCTTGATGGTGTGATGGAACATATCGGCCTTGGTGCGGAAGAGCATGCCGGACGCCGGCTGACGGTTTTGCGCGCCATTGACAAGCTTGACAAATTCGGCGCGGAAGGGGTTGCCCTGCTGCTGGGGAAAGGGCGGCTTGATGAAAGCGGTGATTTCACCAGGGGCGCGGGGCTGAATAAAAAGGCGATTGAACTGGTGCTGGCCTTTACCGCCGCCGGAGCAGGCAGTGGTGAGGAAACACTGAAGAATTTGCGCGACGTTGTCGGCTCTTCCCAAAGGGGGCTTGAGGGGGTTGCCGAACTGGAAGAGATGCAGGCGCTGTTTACCGCTGCGGGTTATCAGGACAGGGTGAGGATTGACCCCTCTGTTGTGCGCGGGCTGGAATATTATACCGGCCCGGTGTTTGAGGCGGTGCTGCTGTTTGATGTGGTCAATGAAGACGGGCAGAAGGTCATATTCGGCTCGGTCGGCGGCGGCGGGCGTTATGACGGGCTGGTTTCACGGTTTCGCTCGCAGCCTGTGCCGGCAACCGGTTTTTCCATCGGTGTTTCACGCCTGATGACAGCGCTGAAAAATCTTGGCAAGCTTGATACGGATGAACAGCAGGGGCCGGTTGTCGTGCTGGTGATGGATCGCACAGGTGAGGCGCTGGCGCGCTATCAGCGCATGGTGGCGGATTTGCGCGCCGCCGGTATCCGGGCAGAATTTTATGTCGGCGATTCCGGCATGAAAGCCCAGATGAAATATGCCGACCGGCGGCGCGCGCCCTGTGTTATCATTCAGGGCTCGCTTGAGCGTGAGGCCGGAACGGTTGAGATCAAGGATCTGGTCGAAGGGGCGCGGTTGTCGCAAACCATTGAGGATAATGAAACATGGCGCAAAGGCCGTCCGGCGCAGGTGACGGTGGCGGAAGATAAGATGGTTGCTGAAGTGCGGCAGATTCTGGCGGCGCACAGTCAGGGACAGGACTCATAA
- the flhB gene encoding Flagellar biosynthesis protein FlhB (bhsal02130) encodes MAEDKPDKDSKTEEPTEHKIRKAEEKGNLPFSRELPIFSALIAFSLIVVFLSGPAFSDLGNALRQLFDRSEDWRLSGAEDVRNLLLLVGGRIGRALAPVLVTITLAGLTASMIQHAPRFVGERIRPQLSRISLAGGFGRIFGKAGFVEFLKSCAKLIGVTLIVWLIFFRNNTVFVDILVADPASLPEFIRSQLAGLIMANAVAVVAIAGFDIAWSRINWRQQLRMTKQEIKDEYKQLEGNPLVKSRMRSLARDRTRRQMIANVPTATVIITNPTHFSVALRYTPPEDNAPIVVAKGQDLIALKIREIATGHDIPLVENVELARALYKQVEVDQTIAPEFYQAVAEIIRYVNSNAYRR; translated from the coding sequence ATGGCCGAGGACAAACCCGACAAGGACAGTAAAACCGAAGAGCCGACAGAGCACAAAATCCGCAAGGCGGAAGAAAAAGGCAATCTGCCCTTTTCACGTGAACTGCCGATTTTTTCAGCCCTGATCGCTTTCAGCCTGATTGTGGTTTTTCTCAGCGGGCCGGCCTTTTCCGACTTGGGCAACGCTTTGCGGCAACTGTTTGACCGCTCGGAAGACTGGCGGCTCAGCGGGGCGGAAGATGTCAGGAACCTGTTATTGCTTGTCGGCGGCCGTATCGGGCGGGCGCTGGCGCCGGTGCTGGTCACCATCACCCTTGCCGGTTTAACCGCTTCGATGATTCAGCACGCGCCGCGCTTTGTCGGCGAGCGGATCCGCCCGCAATTGTCACGCATTTCCCTGGCTGGTGGTTTTGGCCGTATTTTCGGCAAGGCCGGCTTTGTCGAATTTCTCAAATCCTGCGCCAAGCTTATCGGGGTGACGCTGATTGTCTGGCTGATTTTCTTCCGTAACAACACGGTTTTTGTCGATATTCTGGTGGCGGACCCGGCCAGCCTGCCGGAATTTATCCGCAGCCAGCTGGCAGGCCTTATCATGGCCAATGCCGTGGCGGTGGTGGCGATTGCCGGTTTTGATATTGCCTGGTCACGCATCAACTGGCGGCAGCAATTGCGCATGACCAAACAGGAAATCAAGGACGAATACAAACAGCTTGAAGGCAATCCGCTGGTGAAATCGCGCATGCGCTCGCTGGCGCGTGACCGGACAAGACGGCAGATGATCGCCAATGTCCCGACAGCAACGGTGATTATCACCAATCCGACCCACTTTTCCGTAGCCTTGCGCTATACACCGCCGGAAGACAACGCCCCCATTGTCGTTGCCAAGGGGCAGGATCTGATCGCGCTGAAAATCCGCGAAATCGCCACCGGGCATGATATTCCGCTGGTTGAAAATGTCGAGCTGGCCCGCGCGCTGTACAAGCAGGTTGAGGTTGACCAGACCATTGCGCCGGAATTTTATCAGGCCGTGGCGGAAATTATCCGCTATGTCAACAGCAATGCCTACCGGCGCTAA
- the fliG gene encoding Flagellar motor switch protein FliG (bhsal02140) produces the protein MAQAAAEENNPVQDTVQALPEDISMIDVLSSQQKAAALLVALGKQAAMKLIKYFDSSDLRTLSASARTLPDIKIQDLDRIVRQFEDAFAQGASFSRAGERFTSLLQETLPEDEAAAVLDPLSTPALVQESVFEIMKRMEPEDLQLHLANEHPQVVSYIMAHLPDTMTAKMLLLQSPEMRADMIQRTLYSKPVQPVVEEILNQGLRPVLTADSGGNEQQSHYKQIAMILNQLDKTELDEVMASLAKLKAEDLSNIKARMFVFEDIIQLTDHARLLLFNDIAADMVIRSLRGAEKDLADCILASLSQRTRRMVETELGTPDEQISQAEIQQARRDIAGAALKLAEEGVITLTAEEATA, from the coding sequence ATGGCGCAGGCAGCAGCAGAAGAGAATAACCCTGTACAGGATACCGTACAGGCGTTGCCGGAAGACATTTCGATGATTGATGTCCTGTCCAGCCAGCAGAAGGCTGCGGCACTGCTTGTGGCGCTTGGCAAACAGGCGGCGATGAAGCTGATCAAATATTTTGATTCCTCTGACCTGCGCACATTAAGCGCAAGCGCCAGAACCCTGCCTGACATCAAAATCCAGGACCTTGACCGGATTGTGCGCCAGTTCGAGGATGCGTTCGCGCAAGGGGCTTCCTTCTCGCGCGCGGGCGAGCGTTTTACCTCACTGTTGCAGGAAACCCTGCCTGAAGATGAAGCTGCGGCTGTGCTTGATCCGCTTTCCACCCCTGCCCTTGTGCAGGAAAGCGTGTTTGAAATCATGAAGCGGATGGAGCCGGAAGACCTGCAACTGCATCTCGCCAATGAGCACCCGCAGGTTGTCAGCTATATTATGGCGCACCTGCCCGACACAATGACGGCGAAGATGCTGTTGCTGCAATCGCCGGAAATGCGCGCTGATATGATTCAGCGCACTTTGTATTCAAAACCTGTCCAGCCGGTTGTTGAGGAAATTCTCAATCAGGGCCTGCGGCCGGTTCTCACCGCCGACAGCGGCGGCAATGAACAGCAATCCCATTACAAGCAGATTGCGATGATTTTGAACCAGCTCGACAAGACCGAACTTGATGAAGTGATGGCAAGCCTTGCAAAGCTGAAAGCGGAAGACTTGTCCAACATCAAGGCGCGGATGTTTGTGTTCGAGGATATTATCCAGCTGACAGACCATGCCCGTTTGCTGCTGTTCAACGATATTGCCGCCGACATGGTTATCCGCTCGCTGCGCGGCGCGGAAAAAGACCTTGCCGATTGTATCCTTGCCAGCCTGTCACAGCGAACACGGCGCATGGTGGAAACCGAACTCGGCACGCCCGATGAACAGATTTCGCAGGCTGAAATCCAGCAGGCGCGCCGTGATATTGCCGGTGCCGCGCTCAAACTGGCGGAAGAAGGCGTTATCACGCTGACGGCGGAAGAGGCAACGGCCTGA
- the fliN gene encoding Flagellar motor switch protein FliN (bhsal02150), translated as MPDESTIPNPAADSTSARPQGQKATGAEALWPPRQPGAGTQPQGNAELIMNIPVEVQVVLGATTMPVATLMNLGRGAVITLDKQIGDPIDIVVNGRVVARGEVIVMEDDSSRFGVSLTEVIGK; from the coding sequence ATGCCCGATGAAAGCACCATCCCCAATCCAGCAGCAGACAGCACATCCGCACGGCCACAGGGGCAGAAAGCCACCGGCGCCGAAGCGCTCTGGCCGCCCCGCCAGCCGGGCGCAGGCACCCAGCCGCAGGGCAATGCCGAACTGATCATGAACATTCCGGTTGAAGTGCAGGTTGTGCTTGGCGCCACCACCATGCCGGTCGCCACCCTGATGAACCTGGGGCGCGGCGCGGTGATCACCCTTGACAAACAGATCGGCGACCCGATCGATATTGTTGTCAACGGGCGGGTTGTTGCACGCGGTGAGGTTATTGTCATGGAAGATGATTCTTCGCGTTTCGGTGTCAGCCTGACAGAAGTCATCGGCAAATAA
- a CDS encoding Hypothetical protein (bhsal02160) — translation MSWFMVNGISAAAAFVSLCIFIITTRKLASTIRLGRELAMHIAQATTGLEKAALALSDEHQDFRDESRTLAARMAESTRVRQDIERSLNHMERLHLQLQKTLNRQRAVTAAPARQRAAIQTHEGSTPPAREGQTSLPVFVQRRISRTMPGAHDHKL, via the coding sequence ATGAGCTGGTTCATGGTTAACGGCATCAGCGCGGCGGCGGCTTTTGTCTCGCTGTGCATTTTTATCATTACCACCCGCAAGCTTGCCAGCACCATCCGGCTGGGCCGCGAGCTGGCCATGCATATCGCCCAGGCAACAACCGGCCTTGAAAAAGCCGCCCTTGCCTTGAGTGACGAACATCAGGATTTTCGTGATGAAAGCCGCACGCTTGCTGCACGGATGGCGGAATCAACACGGGTGCGCCAGGATATTGAGCGCTCGCTCAATCATATGGAACGGCTGCATCTGCAATTGCAGAAAACGCTGAACCGGCAACGCGCCGTCACGGCCGCACCGGCCCGTCAGCGGGCGGCCATACAGACACATGAGGGCAGCACACCGCCTGCCCGCGAGGGGCAAACCAGCCTGCCGGTTTTTGTCCAGCGCCGCATCAGCAGAACCATGCCCGGCGCACATGACCACAAACTTTAA
- the fliM gene encoding Flagellar motor switch protein FliM (bhsal02170): MAKAAKPPRTDNRKQDVLAEHILRAAGLSSDDLMAFQHVFRDAASNLCTRLGLYTAAPFTADVQTLETLKTTDLAASLGSDTLVAVLNADRWGGDVLFVLEANLVNMVTDAFFGSGDPGAEKRNGRPFSPVEITVGEKFTQCLAAAMNDIFGTGDTMLFELKSLMPVRQFDAEEFSHARMFCCEMTFAFEATITQLRILLPRSCHRPIQEAVTRMLRTPSNRSDPLWARRLRQEVSRAHIDIEAYAVQGSMTLKNLSELSAGQVLPLPASMVNQVRLRSGEKPLYKCSLGKIGMNFSVRVSDFVDEEEEMIDELVHG; encoded by the coding sequence ATGGCAAAGGCGGCAAAACCACCCCGGACAGATAACAGGAAGCAGGACGTTCTGGCGGAACATATCCTGCGCGCCGCCGGTTTGTCGAGCGATGACCTGATGGCGTTCCAGCATGTTTTCCGTGATGCGGCGAGCAATCTGTGCACGCGCCTCGGCCTTTACACGGCTGCGCCGTTCACTGCCGATGTGCAAACGCTTGAAACGCTGAAAACCACCGATCTGGCCGCTTCGCTCGGCAGTGATACACTGGTTGCCGTGCTCAACGCCGACCGCTGGGGCGGTGACGTGCTGTTTGTGCTGGAGGCGAACCTTGTCAATATGGTAACGGACGCCTTTTTCGGCAGCGGCGACCCGGGAGCGGAAAAACGCAATGGCCGCCCGTTCAGTCCGGTTGAAATCACCGTTGGCGAAAAATTCACCCAATGCCTCGCCGCCGCAATGAACGACATTTTCGGCACCGGCGATACGATGCTGTTTGAACTGAAAAGCCTGATGCCGGTACGGCAGTTTGACGCTGAAGAGTTCAGCCATGCACGGATGTTCTGCTGTGAAATGACATTTGCGTTTGAAGCAACCATCACACAATTGCGCATTTTGCTGCCGCGCAGCTGCCACCGCCCGATACAGGAAGCGGTGACCCGTATGCTGCGCACCCCGTCCAACCGCTCGGATCCGTTATGGGCGCGCCGCCTGCGCCAGGAAGTCAGCCGCGCCCATATTGACATTGAGGCTTATGCCGTACAGGGTAGCATGACCTTGAAAAATCTGTCAGAGTTGTCTGCCGGGCAGGTTTTGCCACTGCCTGCCAGCATGGTGAACCAAGTGCGGCTGCGCAGTGGGGAAAAGCCGCTGTACAAATGCTCCCTGGGCAAAATCGGCATGAATTTTTCGGTTCGTGTCAGTGACTTTGTTGATGAAGAAGAGGAAATGATAGATGAGCTGGTTCATGGTTAA